ACATTGCATCAAGAAAATGGTACTGATTAATTTTTTCTTCCACGGGGGAGAATTCGTTTCTTGTATTGGTATGTGCCGAGACGTTGACACATTAGCATATTGCATCTTGTTAAGAGGTACAGCTTCGTGTGAGTGTTTGTGGGGGATGATAATAAAAGTGATCATCGTTTAGTTATTATTCACAGTGGTTGTGTGGAGGTGTCGCCTttgtaataaaaaacaattaatttagGAAACCAACGAAATCTCGCCCACCGGTGTCGTTAATTACCACTTGGTCTTCCAAGGTAGATATGTTGCAATATACATCCCCCTCATCTTTTTTACACGCAGATtcgacaagaaaaaaaaaatatgcgaAATACAGTGCATATCATCATAAAAGAACATTGTGTACTTTAAAGTTAGAAACTTTCGCGGGCGGAAGTTTTGCGAGGTCGAAAAATTCCGAAATTTTGCgacaaaaactttcgcgaattaaaCTTTTAGGACGAATATGcttaaaaatgactttatttGCAAGGGAAAATCTTTCGCAAAtggcaacaaatttttttttaagataaaaacATTGTGGCTTCACGATAAAATACCAATATTAGGACCAACAAtgagtatgtttattattttttattgacaatatatttcggataAAAATTATCCATCATCAggtctaaaagcaaataaataatgttaaaaacagttaaaaacaagtataaaattattcaacatatcatacataaactacacctcacactacaacaaatcaaatttacaagaaaatctaaaaacaaaacgagTTTAGAAGAGAGtaaggtaattaaatttttattaccaatgctctgcttctatattcgtcttttgtatttaaaaccgGTTTGATGTAATTGATCATTAGCGCCTCAAGAGTCATTAAATGATAAACGTTCCGCGTTGATGaacataaaattgatacattttccattgttaaaagattATTGCAATCGTCGAAATGCTTTCCCACCGGACCAGTTCTTTTATGTTCCTTAAGTCGTTTGATTAAATGTCGGCTCGTCTGTCCGACATAGCACGAGTTGCATCGTGGACATTCTATTTTGTATACCAAACaacttttgaaacatttttcaatTACAGGTTTCAATGGAGGCAGAGaacttttcaactttttcaatgtgaaaataattttacacggAATATTCAACTTTCTCATAGAAGTTTCAAATTTCTCCGAAACTCGCCCACGATATTGAATGAAAATCATCTTCTCTTCAGACTCTTCTTTCTCGTTTTCTTCATCAGGATTCTCGTTATCATTATTTTCCATAATCTTAGATATCGTACTTTTAATTATCGGGTCATAGAAAGCTTTCGGATATTGATTTTTCTCAAGAACAGTTTTACCTTTTTCTAGACTTTGGTGAAAATTCGACCATGTGCTACACGCTCGATGTATTCGATGAACTAGGCCGGATACGACTGACCGTTTATATTTCCGTGGTGCCAGTGAATGAAAGTTCATCGTCAGGCCTGTATCGGTAGCTTTCGTGTACCATGTCGATGATAAATTGTTATTTGAACGAATAATTAACATATCCAGAAAAGGTATAGACGTATTCTTCCCTTCTTTTTCAATGGTAAATTTGAGTGACGGATGCAGTTCGTTAATTTGTAGAAGTTTTCCGTCAATTCTATTACGTTCTATGTTTCTCAAAACATCATCCATATACCTTGAATACAGTACAGCATCGTCTTTGAGGATAGAGTCAAACTTGCTTAGCCAACCATTAGCGAGAAGTGGAGCTGGTGGGCTGCCCATAGCTAAGCCATCGATTTGCTTGTAATAACCATCGTGTGATAATAAAACTACGTCACGACTGCACAAAGAGACTAAGGTTTTAAAGGTGTCTTTATCTACCGGAGGCTGTTCGTATTTACCAGAAAATAAAAGCTCGGTGCAATCATTTATGGCTTCATCAAGCGGAACGTTTGTATACAAAGACTTTATATCAAAACTAACTAGTTCTTCGTTCGTATTAAGTTGAATTTGAGATAACAGATCAGAAATTTCCTTTGTTGAGGAATTGATATTGCACTCCTTTACAACAGATAACCATTTTGAAACTTGATTACCAATTTTATAGTAGGCTGAGCCAGGCATGGAAAGTACTGGTCGAACTGGTGTATCTTTCTTATGTACCTTCGCTAGGCCATATAGACGTGGCGGTTGGCTTCCTACTGGTTTCATCTTATCGTACAATGCGTCCGAgattttattatcttttttcaACAACTTTAACATGGATAAaactctttcttcttctttaagcATTGGGTGCTTCTCATTCTTCCTTCTCCCGACGAGTAGGAAGTAGGAAGTAGGAAGCCAACCGCCACGTCTATATGGCCTAGCGAAGGTACATAAGAAAGATACACCAGTTCGACCAGTACTTTCCATGCCTGGCTCAGCCTACTATAAAATTGGTAATCAAGTTTCAAAATGGTTATCTGTTGTAAAGGAGTGCAATATCAATTCCTCAACAAAGGAAATTTCTGATCTGTTATCTCAAATTCAACTTAATACGAACGAAGAACTAGTTAGTTTTGATATAAAGTCTTTGTATACAAACGTTCCGCTTGATGAAGCCATAAATGATTGCACCGAGCTTTTATTTTCTGGTAAATACGAACAGCCTCCGGTAGATAAAGACACCTTTAAAACCTTAGTCTCTTTGTGCAGTCGTGACGTAGTTTTATTATCACACGATGGTTATTACAAGCAAATCGATGGCTTAGCTATGGGCAGCCCACCAGCTCCACTTCTCGCTAATGGTTGGCTAAGCAAGTTTGACTCTATCCTCAAAGACGATGCTGTACTGTATTCAAGGTATATGGATGATGTTTTGAGAAACATAGAACGTAATAGAATTGACGGAAAACTTCTACAAATTAACGACCTGCATCCGTCACTCAAATTTACCATTGAAAAAGAAGGGAAGAATACGTCTATACCTTTTCTGGATATGTTAATTATTCGTTCAAATAACAATTTATCATCGACATGGTACACGAAAGCTACCGATACAGGCCTGACGATGAACTTTCATTCACTGGCACCACGGAAATATAAACGGTCAGTCGTATCCGGCCTAGTTCATCGAATACATCGAGCGTGTAGCACATGGTCGAATTTTCACCAAAGTCTAGAAAAAGGTAAAACTGTTCTTGAGAAAAATCAATATCCGAAAGCTTTCTATGACCCGATAATTAAAAGTACGATATCTAAGATTATGGAAAATAATGATAACGAGAATCCTGATGAAGAAAACGAGAAAGAAGAGTCTGAAGAGAAGATGATTTTCATTCAATATCGTGGGCGAGTTTCGGAGAAATTTGAAACTTCTATGAGAAAGTTGAATATTccgtgtaaaattattttcacattgaaaaagttgaaaagttCTCTGCCTCCATTGAAACCTGTAattgaaaaatgtttcaaaagttGTTTGGTATACAAAATAGAATGTCCACGATGCAACTCGTGCTATGTCGGACAGACGAGCCGACATTTAATCAAACGACTTAAGGAACATAAAAGAACTGGTCCGGTGGGAAAGCATTTCGACGATTGCAATaatcttttaacaatggaaaatgtatcaattttatgttCATCAACGCGGAACGTTTATCATTTAATGACTCTTGAGGCGCTAATGATCAATTACATCAAACcggttttaaatacaaaagacgaatatagaagcagagcattggtaataaaaatttaattaccttaCTCTCTTCTAAActcgttttgtttttagattttcttgtaaatttgatttgttgtagtgtgaggtgtagtttatgtatgatatgttgaataattttatacttgtttttaactgtttttaacattatttatttgcttttagaccTGATGATGGATAATTTTtatccgaaatatattgtcaataaaaaataataaacatactcattgttggtcctaatattggtaaatttttttttttctctcttatttttaaagatgattaaagaagaaacaagaagcccgaTGGCTTTCAGATTTCCGCGATTAGCATAGGTAATAAGCATGGGagtaaaatatgtcattttggtgTGAGACTATCCTCACAAAACAAAAACGCGATGCATGTTATCTGCCACTAAAGTTTgacaagttttaaaataattagaaaacaataatataatcatttTGTCGCACAGTAATCAGAAATGGGCGcttatttgaaattattataCATAAGAAGTTTTTGCTCAGTTTTGTTTGACGATTACCAATCCAAGTTTTCATTCTAAAATTAGTCTTTTCATAATTTTAGTCTCCTCAAAATTCAATTCAAAGTGAgtgtattttgttttaatttaatgagCGCCCCAGCCTAATTGACCGCCCTGTTAAATAAGCGCCCACCTTATTGGCCGAAATTTTAAATAGCTCCTCTGCCCTTACGGTTAATTAAAAGCATCCCAAGAACATTTATAGGCTGCATTACGTTAAGAACATTAAAAGGCTTTCTTCCACTtccatgttcttataaaaaagaaggtctatctataaataaaaaaataaattacttacATATAGTAttctcaaaaataataaaagctttaactcgaattaatctattttttagcattttatgTAAATGACATCGCTAAAAAGTGTAGAATTAATTAGTGTATGTAACTCATTCAATTTACTTTAGTGTCAATCTTAATTCTTTTGTGTAGTACAAAACTTATTAGTGCAAATTGCCATAATTGGGATGCAATTTTTACCCCATTTCACACATAAGTCTCACACTTTTTTATTCCACATGCTTTTATTCCCACACTTTTTTATACCCTTAACAAGATGGCGATGGACATATTTTCACGAGTCTTTGCCCAGGACGGTGGCTGAAAAACGCCCCTGTTCACATaaaccaatatttttttttaatttttggaggtCATAAAAAGCGTGTTTTTCAAATGGAAAGTTTGTCCATACACAACATATTTATCCCTCTATCCAATTTTAAAAGTACGAGGACAAGAAAGGCATAGACGAGAAATTATACATGATTTTACTTACTTTGAATAAATGAACAGGACTCCTTATTAAAAGTGTTCACAACATATTTCACATGTAAGAAAGACTAATACAAAAATTATGACTACTTGTGAAAATATtccattttttttagatatactTAAATTTGTGCAACATCGGTGAAAAAGCACCagaaatactaaaaaatattttcttcaaggTCTGAACCTGCTTTTATTTTGCCGTTCACATCATATTTTTGTTTACGATCGTACACAAGTACCAGTTAAATTTAGAGAGAAATTTATGGAAAAATGATAACAAAACTTTTGTAAGTTTAAATCACATccaactaaaaataaataaaaaccagGTCGGCGAATGCATGCCGACGTAAATTAAGAATTTTTGGTAACACCTTGGCATTCGCCTCGGCAATTGCCGAGTGTCAACTTGAATTCGAAAGACTAAACGTATATATATGTAGTCCGGATTTTATCAGCTTATGGGAAAAAGTATATGTACGTGATCCAGAGTCAACGTGTTAAGGTAATATATATACCAGTTATTATGTAGTTGTAAAAAACATAGTATATAAAGCAATACACAAATCTTGGAAGAAAAGTTTGAAACTAGTCTATGGTTTACCACCTTAGGGTCTGGAAATATAAACATCGCCGTTTCACCATAAAATatgactagctagctagtatatgaTGGTGTTAAGCGTAGCTAGGAACAAGTGATTGATACAAAAttcaagtatttatttatctaatcaaagcttggaaaaatattttgtaaatgctTCTGGCGAGTTAGGGAATTTACCAAGCAGGTGTGCACAGGTGCCTAAGCTTTCAAATAGATAATTTGAAAGTCACCCAAACGGATAATTAAAACCCTTATAAAAGTAAAGATAAAGGGGGTACCTACGCCCAATTGGTTAACTATTAACCCAACTAAAAACTTTGCTTTTCTGGTAGCTCTCTACTAACTATTCTATAGCTTGGTGAGTAGACAAAGGCATGCCCATATCAGTTAAAAAAACACTAACCTACTCCACTTAGCTAATCAAAAtacaataattcttacctgTTAATTCTCGATGATTAAACTACACGATTTTGAACAGATATCATATCGAGTATACTATAATATAAACTACTCTGGAATTCCCACCAGCAAGCCAACCCTAAAAGAAGCTCACCACAGCCAAAGACGAGTTAAACCAGAATTAAAAGTGCTTTTGGTCATAGTCCAACGCGACTATTATTTAGCCAAGGAACgtagaataatagaagtttgtaTTCTTATTAGTTGAAAACAaaacgaagtttttttattgCCTTTTaggtaataacaaaaaaatcaaataataaCATTGGCCAGGGTCCGCGCAAATGTTTTAGCCTAATGACACAATCCCGTACGTCGAGGCTCTCTATCTATCTCCCTGGGATTTTAAAAATTCCACGTCGCGTAACAGTCGCCGAAAATCAAGAAATCACTAACTTTGAGATTTCCCAGGTTCTTAatctttttgttgtgaaaaaactttcgcgtcttaaaaaatattcatgAGTGATTTGCACACGCTTTTTGCAGTAACGAAAATATTCCGTTTTAATGAAGTTTTTCGTAGTTTCGTGAAACTTGCATGACTTTTGCAGCAAAGAAGTCTAACAAATTTTAGCTTTTTCGTATTCCCTGTTGTTTGTCCTTCTTCTTTTCTATTTACTCACTTCAGTTTGCTTACCAGTAGCTTCATTTGTTGAAGGATTTAAGCCTTATGTTGCTTGTAAGAGGCTTCTTATAAAAAACCGTGTAGTCAaattataaattaaataaagtaCTGTTATAAAAGAAATTGGTTAAGTTTGAAAAACGAGCTTGAcatatttattaataaaatgAACTTTCCCACCAAATATTTTTCTAGCCAAACAAAATACTTTCGTTCAGGCCCTTGATCTATGGCTTGATCTTGTCAAAATGCCGAGTTCAATACTTATGCATATAGTAATTGTCTTCTgtcaaaaaaaatgaacatattttaTGTTTgacagaacattttgtcttttcTGCATGTCATAAATTCTATCCACATTTTTTGCACAGCAAATGTCTATAATTCTCCACATTCCATCCAAGGTGAAATTGTCCTTGTGACATTTATATTTATCCGACAATAACATCGAAAAGAGAGAAGATTATGTCAGAATAACAAGATAATCTTGTAAGGTCACATTAGGGTAATTAAAGGTTGCAGTCTTATTATTGTTCACTGAAGCATGTGATGgatgattttaaaaacttttaagacGAATTTGTGTACACGTATATAAAAGCTGTTTTGTAGGTAAGGAGCTCTTAAATAAATTTACCATGAACTAATTGAATAAAAAGATATACTCATGAAATGTAAAAACGGTTAGTTCAGCAATCTTAAAATATTTCCAGCAATGCGAAAGATTTAACAGTACATCTTTGTAGTCTGCATAAATTGGTTTTGCTTGAATTGGTGGAAGTTGGTAGAAATCCCCACATGCTATAACAGATATTCCTGCAAATGGAATGTCATCTGCGCATCCAAATATTTCAGTTAGCCGTTGGTGAATGTGCAGCAGCAGCTTGTTTGAGACCATTGAGATTTCGTCTATTACGATAATGCTTAGCTCTGAAAGCTTATTTCGAAGCATGCATCTCTTTTTATCACTcaacttaaaaatgtttttagtaaaaCTTCTATCAACTGGTATACCTAAGGCTGAATGTATTGTATTTTCCTCTACATTGATAGCAGCAACACCAGTTGGCGCCAGAATAAGAATTTTATCCTTTTCTAATTTCCCTGTGCGATAAGAAAGTGCTTTATTTAGCATGTCAGAAATTGTTTTAATCAAGTGTGACTTTCTACAGCCTGCACTTCCTGTTAGAAAGATGTGAATTAGCTCAATTTTATGGTGTGCGTTACATGCCAAGCTTTTTGTGTACCTTCTAACCCAATCATGCACGACTTCAAAAACTTTCCTTTGGGTTTCGTTTAatgcttgaatttttttatggAGTTTGTCATCAGAAATTCCAGAATTACTAACCGATGAAAAATTGTTCCAAATAACTGTGACGTTTTCGGTTTCATTTGGAACTTTGTCATTGCTATGATAAATCATATTGCTCATCTCATCATAAACATCGTCATTTTCTTGTTCAGCGAAGGAATCAAGATTATTTACATTCGTGTGAAAATTTGTCATTGCTTCTTCAACAAGTTCACCGAATGGTtcgcatattcttttatttgtatttataatttctaataCACCGTTTTCCAATATTTTCCCTGAGTAAGTACACGATTTTTTGCTTAGCAATTCTGCTTCCTAGCGAAAAGGATAAAACATAAAGAGCAAATGATATGCATACCCTTTTTTCTGTCGACTAGGCACATGGCACCGTAGAACACACTTTTCTTTTCGTAAAGACAACATTTCTTTTAAGGACATAAGAGGTAGATTTTCCGGATAAAGAGATTCCATGTGAGTATCAGCTATTATTTCTTCAAGTACTTCTGGTTGGCTGTCATTTTCATCTTCTGGTTTCGGTTTTATTATAAGAATTCAGCATAacacatttgttccaacatAGGGTATCTCCTTCTTTTAAATTCTGGATTTGGTCTATCCATGTGTCTATCCAACATATTTCGTTGAAAAATATCAGGATTGTCTGGtggcaaacttaaaatctcttcTTCGTTACGACATACCCTAAATCTCTTCCCAGGAATGTTActatttgcaaaaactacaacaggaaatgtctttcgtaaccatatttctggcaTTATAATAGCAACTGCTTCTTGAACTGACATTTCACGATGATTTCGATACGCATTTGCAATGGATTTTATTTGTACAAATAACGAATCGCCAGTTTCTAGTGCTTGTGATGCGGCTTTCTTCATTGCTTCTGAGATTTGTCCTcagctttagataaataagcgcACATATAAGAAACTGCTTTATAATAATCAAGAACAGGttgaagtttttactttttctagtaTAGTCTTCCTTTCCTTTAGTTGTGTTTCCCTTACTTCCTTAGAGATGTTGTCAGGCAAAGGCTCAGCGACAATTGTATGGTCTGTAAAAAATTTCCCGAAAGAGTATCgacaattcttgtttttatacTTACGACAAGATTTGGAATGAGAATGTGTTTGATATGTCGAAACTAGTTTGTGAAGAACTGGGTCTTTACTACGAAGCTGGCATTTAACTATGTTATCCACAAAGGCAATATATTCTTTCTTATTATCGCTACGTAAAATCGGTGCATTAACAACCCATAATAAAGAGTGGATGTGTGGGCTACCTCTTACCTGAAATTCAACTCTAATGGCGTAGTAGTTTACTATACCTAACGATCCGTTGACaagtatggttttaaaaaaggtCTCAACTCGGTATTGGAAATGTCTTGCTAAAAGAACGGGATTGCTGCTAAGAATCTCGGTTCATTG
This DNA window, taken from Hydractinia symbiolongicarpus strain clone_291-10 chromosome 15, HSymV2.1, whole genome shotgun sequence, encodes the following:
- the LOC130628656 gene encoding uncharacterized protein LOC130628656, yielding MESTGRTGVSFLCTFARPYRRGGWLPTSYFLLVGRRKNEKHPMLKEEERVLSMLKLLKKDNKISDALYDKMKPVGSQPPRLYGLAKVHKKDTPVRPVLSMPGSAYYKIGNQVSKWLSVVKECNINSSTKEISDLLSQIQLNTNEELVSFDIKSLYTNVPLDEAINDCTELLFSGKYEQPPVDKDTFKTLVSLCSRDVVLLSHDGYYKQIDGLAMGSPPAPLLANGWLSKFDSILKDDAVLYSRYMDDVLRNIERNRIDGKLLQINELHPSLKFTIEKEGKNTSIPFLDMLIIRSNNNLSSTWYTKATDTGLTMNFHSLAPRKYKRSVVSGLVHRIHRACSTWSNFHQSLEKGKTVLEKNQYPKAFYDPIIKSTISKIMENNDNENPDEENEKEESEEKMIFIQYRGRVSEKFETSMRKLNIPCKIIFTLKKLKSSLPPLKPVIEKCFKSCLVYKIECPRCNSCYVGQTSRHLIKRLKEHKRTGPVGKHFDDCNNLLTMENVSILCSSTRNVYHLMTLEALMINYIKPIFLPDDG
- the LOC130628657 gene encoding uncharacterized protein LOC130628657; this encodes MPGSAYYKIGNQVSKWLSVVKECNINSSTKEISDLLSQIQLNTNEELVSFDIKSLYTNVPLDEAINDCTELLFSGKYEQPPVDKDTFKTLVSLCSRDVVLLSHDGYYKQIDGLAMGSPPAPLLANGWLSKFDSILKDDAVLYSRYMDDVLRNIERNRIDGKLLQINDLHPSLKFTIEKEGKNTSIPFLDMLIIRSNNNLSSTWYTKATDTGLTMNFHSLAPRKYKRSVVSGLVHRIHRACSTWSNFHQSLEKGKTVLEKNQYPKAFYDPIIKSTISKIMENNDNENPDEENEKEESEEKMIFIQYRGRVSEKFETSMRKLNIPCKIIFTLKKLKSSLPPLKPVIEKCFKSCLVYKIECPRCNSCYVGQTSRHLIKRLKEHKRTGPVGKHFDDCNNLLTMENVSILCSSTRNVYHLMTLEALMINYIKPSPQNSIQIRILSAYGKKYMYVIQSQRVKLGKIFCKCFWRVREFTKQLVCLPVASFVEGFKPYVASNVYNSPHSIQGEIVLVTFIFIRQ